Genomic segment of Thermodesulfovibrionia bacterium:
GCGAAAAGGCAATGCCTTTCGGGGTCATCTCTAACATCGGCATGGATGATCTTGAGATCAACCTGAAAGAGATGTTAGGGAATTTTCTCCCTGAAAAGCCAAAACGCAAGAAGGTACAGGTCAAGGAGGCGCTTCAGATCATTATACAGGATGAAGCACACAATCTCATAGATATGGACAAGGCTGTGCAGGAAGCGATACAGAGAACCGAGCAGAACGGGATCATATTTATAGATGAAATTGACAAGATAGCTTCTAAAGGTTCCTCTCACGGGCCTGATGTGTCACGCGAAGGCGTGCAGAGAGACCTTCTGCCGATAGTTGAAGGCTCTACGGTCAATACAAAACACGGAGCTGTCAGGACAGACCATATACTTTTTATCGCAGCCGGCGCATTCAGCGCGGCAAAGCCTTCCGACCTTCTTCCTGAACTTCAGGGGCGCTTCCCGATAAGGGCTGAACTTGACGCGCTCGGAAAAGAAGAGTTTCTGAGAATCCTCATGGAGCCTAAAAATGCCTTGATAAAGCAGTATGTAGCTTTGATTGCTACTGAAGGCATAAATATCAATTTCACAAAAGACGGTGTCAAAGAGATAGCATCGATCGCCGCCATAGTCAATGAAAAAACCGAACAGATAGGCGCAAGAAGGCTTCACACAGTACTTGAAAAACTGCTTGAAGACATATCATTTAATGCCCCTGACATGGAAAAGAAAGAAGTGACCATCAACGCAAAGTATGTCAAGGATAAATTAGGCGCTATCATTAAGGATGAGGACCTTAGCAGATATATACTGTAACCTTTTCTCATGCAGTGTTTCACTGCTTTCAACTTTCCAACTAAATCAATAACAGGTTTTTCATTAAATTGCCTCAATTTTTTTTATAGAAAGGACTATGCTTTAGATTTAGATTACTTAATATAAAACTATATATATTATACATTTGACAACCTCTAATCCCATGTTTTATAGTAAAGCGTTTTATATTCAAAATCATTGACAAATCTTGAAATATTTTATTTATAAAGGGGGATATTAAACGATGAATGCTTTAAGGTTGAACAAAAGAAAATCAGTTCTTTTTATACTTTTGACCCTGATGACAGGCCTGAGTTTTTTACTGACAGGCTGCGGTAATGGCCCTACAGGAAAGGTTGAAGAACCCAATGCAGGTATATTTGCAATTGACTTCAACGAAACCCCGCCTGACACAAGTCCAACGGCAACAGTTAAAGAATGTGAGGTTACAATAAGCTGGTACAACACCTATTTTGGAACATCAGAAGCCCCTGTTACATGTGCAGACCTTGGCAAGACAACTGATCCTTTAGCATGTTCTGTGCCTACGGATAAAGCCAATGAATATTGTACTGATGGCAGCTTTCCGACTTATACCGGAGGGTCCACTCGTACCGCAAAGGTTCAAGAGTGCAGGGTCACTTCCGGCTTTACAAAATATACTTTTTACGGCTCTAATACCGCTCCGACGACCTGTGCTGATCTTGGAATAGTAGGCCCGGCAGAAACATGCGCTGCTACAGACGGTTCAGGTGATACCCCTGATGAGGGTAATCAGATATGCGAAGATTTTACTGATGCTGTTGAAGTCGGATTTGCTGCAATGGGGCAAAGTCTTCCGAGTTTAGCTGATAAAGAATTTACTGTCGAAGCATGGCTAAAGAGACAATCTGATCCTTTGAAAGGCGCTATTTTTTCAAGAGTTTCCGACTGGAATGGCATAAGTTTATACGTTGATGCTAACAAGCCTGCATTTGGAATGAGAAAGTGCATATCCCCTTCTGCTCGTCCTGTTTACATTGTGCAAAGCAGCACAGCGCTGGCTGATAATGAATGGCACCATGTCGCAGCTACGCTTGTTGCAGAGGACCATACATCTCTTCATGATGCTTGCGCAACAACCTATAATGCTAAAACAACCTCTATAGCTGTTGACACTAATGACAAGATCCATATTGTTTTTGTAGATGAACTAACCAAGGATCTGATGTATGCGACAAATGCCGGAGTAGCAGGATCTTCTTTTATTGTTCAGACAATATATTTAGATGCGGATATCGGCACATATATTTCATTGGCATTAGATAGTAATAATAAGGCTCATGTCAGTTTCCAGAACATAACCGTGCCAACTGCTGGAGGAACAGACTTTAATCTGATGTATGCAACAAATGCTGATGGCGCATGGACAGCTACAACAATTGACATACTGGGGAATAGCGGTGAATATAACTCTATAGCAGTAGATTCATCAGACAAGGTGCATATAAGTTATAAAAATACGTCGAATAATGATGTTTATTATGCAACAAACAAGACCGGGCCATGGGTTACGGAGCAGATTGAGGATTTGGATTTTGGGCACTCAGAGAATGCCAAATATATCTCTATTGCATTAGATTCATCAGGCAAGGTCAATATGCTTTATTTTGGTGATATGTCGGGGAATGGGTCAGCTCCACGCATCAGAATTGCTTCTAACGCCACAGGCTCATGGGTAAAAAACCGCATTAGCGGTACGATTTCAGGGCTTGCTAACATGTCACTGGCAATAGATACATCGGTTTCCCCAAATAAGTTTCATGTAGCATATTACAATACAAATGACCTCTTGTATACAACTTGTTCGTCTGCAGATTGCACGGTTACTGCCAACTGGTCAGTGGCGGCAACAATTGACAATGGCGTCACAAACATCGTAGGCAACTACCCGTCGCTTGTTTTCAAATCCGGCAAATTGCATGTCAGTTACTATGATGCAACACTTTCTGACCTTAAATATTCCTCATGCTCTGCAAGCTGCACTTCAGGCCCAAGCTGGACAGCCACGACTCCTGTTGACGCTGCAAACGACGTGGGTAAATTCAATGACATAGCGATAGACTCGTCAGGCAAGGCGCATATAAGTTATTTCGATGCGACCACTTACGCCCTTAAATATGCCGATAATACCCTTGGTAGCTGGGCGACGTCAGTAATCTCAACTGACGGCAGAAAACAGATACCGCATTTAGACCTATATGTAGATGGCGAATATGAAGGCTGTGCGGCAACAATGGAGAATTATTCTGATTCTCTTACCTACCAGCAGACCGGCAGTTGTATAGACAAAACAGATAACACTACCGGAGAACTAAAAGAAACCATTGAGTTGATAGGTTCTCATTCAGGTTGGGGTGTGGTAACTCCTGAATTCCCGATTAATGGATTTACCAAACTCAATGCAGTTGTTGATGACGTAAGACTCTGGAGCACATCAAGAACAGTACTCGAAATTAATACGTGTATGGCGCAGGAACTTAGCGTAACACCCGGCACCTGCGGGATCGATAACCAAATACTAAAGGGTTATTGGAAATTTAACGGCGGCAGCGGCTTAACCGTTGCGGATCACTCAGGATCCGGCAACAGCGGAAGCAAATACTATTGTGATTATAATTGTACTTTCACGGATGCTACGAGCTTGGACTGGTTTGGCGGCTGGACTACTGACAGTCCATTTTAGCAGATAAAGTTTTTTGGATTTCAGAAAAAGGGGTGACAACAGTCACCCCTTTTTTTTTAAACTGCGCTCATATTCCTATAAATCTAAAGACCATTCTATAAATGCTATAATAAAAAATTATTTCATATAACTTCCTAATTATTTGGAACAATCTTTTTCAGAACTATAAGTAAATGCATATTAAGAAATTCATTGATCATGTAACAAAATCTAAATCCAGAACAATAATTTTTCTATTTTTAATATCCCTTATTATCCGCCTTTTGTTTTTAATACCTTTTTATATCTACGATATCCCTCTCATAACCGATGAAAATGAATACATGGACCGTGCCATTGGATATGAACACATTCTCAGTGATCTATCGGATTCGCACTCTCCTTCACCTGAGATGCGCCAGCGTGCGTATGGCTATGGAAATTGGCCTCCCCTTCACCCTTTTCTTTTAGGGCTCATGGCTTTCATTTTCGGCAAACACATCATTGTAACGCGGCTCCTCATGGTTGTACTCTCCGCAATTACAACATCCATTATCTATCTTATAGCTTCAAGGCTCGTGACAACAAAGGCAGCGCTCGCTGCCGCACTCATTCATATGTTTTATGTCTCTTATATCGCTTTCTCGCATTACATTCTGTCGGAAACAACTTATATTTTTTTCCTTATGTCTTCCGTTTACTTTGCATTGTTGCTATATGACAAACAGAAGCAGAAAAACGCTGTTTGGTATGCTGTTTTCTCCGGCCTATTCCTGGGTTTGTGCGGCATTACCAGGCCAGCGGTACTGCCTTTCCTTTTTATTATCCCCTTCTGGCTTATAATATTTTTAAAGGGCAGAAAACGCAAAATACTCCTCACATCTGTTTTTGTCATATCCTATCTCACCATCCTTGTCCCTTGGCAAACTTATCTTATCAAAAAAGAGCAAAGCCCCGGAATTCTAACAAATATAACCGGATGGTATGCCCACATAGGAAATAACCCTTGGATACCGGATGGATACGGGTCATCATGGCAGCATGACAGCCGTGGCCCCATGGTCGAAGCTGCGCAGGAATACAGCAGTGCACATCCGGGGACAGAGTTTGACCAGGCCCAGCGCATACTGGCGTCAGAGGAAATCAAAAAAGATTTCAAGGCTTTTATTATCAGGGGAATATATAAATTAAGAATGTTCTGGTCAGTAGACATTTTTGTTTTAATCCGTCTCTTCTATGCAGCTTATCCGCCGATACCTCAGGCAGCTGCAGCTTTTATATTGTGCATTACACTTATCAGCTATATTGTTATTCTCTTACTTGCAGTTTACGGCTTATTGGCCAAGAGTTCTGAGTTTTCTAAAAAAAACCTTATCCTCTTAATGGTGCTTGGCGGAATGGCGCCTTCTTTTGTCGCATTTGGAGTATCAAGGTTTAATCTGCCGCTCTTTGCCCTTTT
This window contains:
- the hslU gene encoding ATP-dependent protease ATPase subunit HslU, which translates into the protein MDNLTPKKIVEELDKYIIGQDKAKKAVAIAMRNRWRRQRLPADLKDEVMPKNILMIGPTGVGKTEIARRLAKLADAPFVKVEASKFTEVGYVGRDVESMVRDLAGLGVNMVKAEQMESVQEKAKSLAEERVLDLLLPQPRPVKNTQVDANPESEEDKKAKYNETREKLRAQLREGNLDERYIDLEVREKAMPFGVISNIGMDDLEINLKEMLGNFLPEKPKRKKVQVKEALQIIIQDEAHNLIDMDKAVQEAIQRTEQNGIIFIDEIDKIASKGSSHGPDVSREGVQRDLLPIVEGSTVNTKHGAVRTDHILFIAAGAFSAAKPSDLLPELQGRFPIRAELDALGKEEFLRILMEPKNALIKQYVALIATEGININFTKDGVKEIASIAAIVNEKTEQIGARRLHTVLEKLLEDISFNAPDMEKKEVTINAKYVKDKLGAIIKDEDLSRYIL
- a CDS encoding LamG-like jellyroll fold domain-containing protein; translation: MNALRLNKRKSVLFILLTLMTGLSFLLTGCGNGPTGKVEEPNAGIFAIDFNETPPDTSPTATVKECEVTISWYNTYFGTSEAPVTCADLGKTTDPLACSVPTDKANEYCTDGSFPTYTGGSTRTAKVQECRVTSGFTKYTFYGSNTAPTTCADLGIVGPAETCAATDGSGDTPDEGNQICEDFTDAVEVGFAAMGQSLPSLADKEFTVEAWLKRQSDPLKGAIFSRVSDWNGISLYVDANKPAFGMRKCISPSARPVYIVQSSTALADNEWHHVAATLVAEDHTSLHDACATTYNAKTTSIAVDTNDKIHIVFVDELTKDLMYATNAGVAGSSFIVQTIYLDADIGTYISLALDSNNKAHVSFQNITVPTAGGTDFNLMYATNADGAWTATTIDILGNSGEYNSIAVDSSDKVHISYKNTSNNDVYYATNKTGPWVTEQIEDLDFGHSENAKYISIALDSSGKVNMLYFGDMSGNGSAPRIRIASNATGSWVKNRISGTISGLANMSLAIDTSVSPNKFHVAYYNTNDLLYTTCSSADCTVTANWSVAATIDNGVTNIVGNYPSLVFKSGKLHVSYYDATLSDLKYSSCSASCTSGPSWTATTPVDAANDVGKFNDIAIDSSGKAHISYFDATTYALKYADNTLGSWATSVISTDGRKQIPHLDLYVDGEYEGCAATMENYSDSLTYQQTGSCIDKTDNTTGELKETIELIGSHSGWGVVTPEFPINGFTKLNAVVDDVRLWSTSRTVLEINTCMAQELSVTPGTCGIDNQILKGYWKFNGGSGLTVADHSGSGNSGSKYYCDYNCTFTDATSLDWFGGWTTDSPF
- a CDS encoding glycosyltransferase family 39 protein — protein: MHIKKFIDHVTKSKSRTIIFLFLISLIIRLLFLIPFYIYDIPLITDENEYMDRAIGYEHILSDLSDSHSPSPEMRQRAYGYGNWPPLHPFLLGLMAFIFGKHIIVTRLLMVVLSAITTSIIYLIASRLVTTKAALAAALIHMFYVSYIAFSHYILSETTYIFFLMSSVYFALLLYDKQKQKNAVWYAVFSGLFLGLCGITRPAVLPFLFIIPFWLIIFLKGRKRKILLTSVFVISYLTILVPWQTYLIKKEQSPGILTNITGWYAHIGNNPWIPDGYGSSWQHDSRGPMVEAAQEYSSAHPGTEFDQAQRILASEEIKKDFKAFIIRGIYKLRMFWSVDIFVLIRLFYAAYPPIPQAAAAFILCITLISYIVILLLAVYGLLAKSSEFSKKNLILLMVLGGMAPSFVAFGVSRFNLPLFALLLPFAGYGAVNIKQSLSLPRKTAMALITTLVLVAVLTSFPLVLGVYLKPSSHYCGLILKIDNMLGTSTDCVDKVIFRASEPLQPYAINIETDSEGYSFNLTQNDMWTRVPGIHNYKWDISSENRMLRLDIYANHTSAPLEMKIYQEKPEQSVIIYPITMGAWRKWQPSGLKGVEYMWLGGGMGVRNKLPDDKLFSFE